The stretch of DNA CCTTCATTTTTGTGGACGGTTGATTCGTACAACCTCTTATTACCCATCGTTTTCCGAGAGCGACAAGTGGGGGCATCGCCTACCAATCCTAACAATTAACAAAGTTAGCATCAAAGCTTAACGAGAATGAATCCTTTTATCCTTCAATCTTAGCATCAAAGCTGTCGTTGCTACTTCTTTTTTGATGCTTTGGTACGCTCGAAACAGTGCTGTCTTTGACGACTGCAAACCTACCCCCACAGGTTCTATGTAGTAGAAGAATCCTTGCTTCTATGAGGAATTATAATCCTCTCCACTCCACTCCTCTGAGAACAGCCATGAGGGTGGCTTGGAGTTTGTCCTCCGAAATAATGATGGCTCTTGTATTCTGGATGAATGCAGGTTTATCCAAGATCGGAACATACCATATTGCAAGGCAACTACTCGTTCTGgagggtctcatagctgctattCAACAAGGCGTGCAATCCATCCACATTGAATCCGATTCCAAAATCCTTGTAGATATACTTGCCGACAAGTCCTCATCGCCCTGGAGAATTCGAAACATTGTTGGCAACATCTTTTGTTGACTCTGATCTTTTACTGCTTACTCTTTCAACCATATTTTTCGTGAGAGAAACAAAATAGCGAATTGGCTGATCTTATCTGGAGTGATGTTGTGTCATCTGAGCTCTCATCTTTGTTAAGCCCATATATTTTGTgttatactttatatatatatagtttatatatatatagggagagagagagagagagagagagagagggtggaggAAGCTAAACTTAGGTTCAACCTCTGTAAAAGCTAAATAGAGAAGAATGAACCGCGACCATCGTTTTCTTTGCACTTCCAACGATCCAAAATTAACAGAGACAAAGTCCTCACAAATCCTACATCCGTCTTTGTTTCATTCTTTCGTTCCTGGGACTTGGTTCTTCGTTGTTTGTTCTGGTTCCGTCCCAGCATTCCTTCACCTGAGTGGACCGACTCTTGGGTCGATCCACAGGGTATACTCTTCAATTTACTTGTGTTTGAGGCTTCGGCGAGCAACTCATACAAGAGGTCGATGGGTTGCTTCTGCTGTTTCAATTCATCCGATGTGCAAGAGGAGCCCaccgaggaggaagaaggaagagaaaggaacGCGCTGGCCTCCCTTGTCAACAACCTTGCCATTGAATCGGGTGTGTGTTCATCTTCACTTTTCGTTGATTCATTGCCAACAAATTAGATAGCTTTGCGGCATTGTGCAAGAAACAATTTGCCCAAATGTTCAGAACAATTCCGACCATATGTTTGATTTTGACGTGGTTTGGGTAAAGACTTCATATTGTTTGGATTGAATTGGTGCAGATACCCAGAAGCATATATCTGTAGCCGAAGAGCTCTTGCGGATAGGCAATGGCAACAATTCTACTCGAGTTTTCACGTTCGATGAACTCTCAGCTGCAACCAACAACTTCAAGGCAGAATGCCTTCTTGGCGAAGGTGGATTCGGTAGAGTCTACAAAGGACACCTCGAGGACACAAACCAAGTAATGCGtgatcaccttcttcttcttcttcttcttcttctactacgactactactactactactactacttcgTAAATCCAAGCAATCGATAGCTTTCGATGACCGCCGGATTCATCTCCTGCAGGATATAGCTGTCAAGCAACTCCAGAGGAATGGCTTACAGGGAAACCGAGAGTTCCTTGTCGAAGTGTTGATGCTCAGTCTCCTACATCACCCAAACCTCGTCAATCTCATTGGTTACTGTGCCGATGGAGATCAAAGAATTCTGGTTTACGAGTGCATGCATTTGGGCTCACTGGAAGATCATCTTCTCGGTAAGCCATCTCCTGATCCATTCCAGCAAGAGTCGTCGTGAATGACCACTGGAAATTTCTGCAGATCTTTCCTCAAACAAGAAGCCGCTGGATTGGAGTACAAGAATGAAAATAGCAGAAGGTGCTGCTAGAGGCTTGGAGTACTTGCACGACATAGCAAACCCACCCGTGATCTACAGGGACTTCAAAGCATCTAACATTCTTCTGGATGAGGAGTACAACCCGAAGCTATCTGACTTTGGCCTGGCCAAGGTTGGACCAGTCGGAGACAAGAGTCACGTTTCGACAAGGGTGATGGGAACCTACGGCTACTGTGCTCCCGAGTACGCATTGACGGGGCAATTAACGAAGATGTctgatgtttacagcttcggcgtcGTGTTTCTGGAGATCATAACAGGAAGGAGAGCCATCGATACATCGAGACCTTCGAACGAGCAGAATCTTGTTCACTGGGTAAGAATAATTCATTTCATGTTTTAGCTGTGCCTAAGCCAAATGCCCAACTTTCTTGGACTGAAAGCTCGATCCGGTGCTCTTGTGCAGGCAGAGCCACTGTTTAAAGACAAGAAGAGGTTTGTGGAAATGGCGGACCCATTGCTGGAAGGGAATTACCCACTGAAAGGCCTCTACCAAGCTCTTGCAGTCGCAGCAATGTGCCTACAAGAGGAAGCCAGCAATCGTCCACTGATCAGTGATGTTGTGACCGCTCTGGAGTATCTGTCCAGTCCACCAAATGAAGCTTCTCAAAGCTCCAAAGAATCTTTCTCGCGGAGCCTATCCTCTCAAGATTCAGCAGAAGAAAAAGATTCAGCTAATGATGGCGGGGGCGAAGCTCAATCGAAGTTGGAAGGTGAAGAAACCCGTAACTCGTTGAGATTCAAGGAAGAAAACATCGAACGCATCTGACACACGCATGAATGCTTCAGAAACAGAGCCGACAGCTGTATCTTGCATTGTAAAGCTCAATTATTCTAAGATGCTTAAAAATAGATCTCTTTTCTTATCTTCGTTATTGTCGATGATTCGGCGAATGCATCAAGGATCCTCCTATTCAGTAAGACAACCTCGTATGCAGCTGTGGAAATAAATGCGAGAACGATTCTGTCGTTCATCAGTTATGTAGTGAATACCACCACCCATGTCAATCAATGCAAACAAGCGAGTGAAACGAAGGAACTAAATGAAAGCAAATTAACATAAGCTCTTCATATTAAAAGGGTGGCGTAGCACAGAATCTTTCAACCAGCACCACAAGAACAACACAAAACACAAGATAAAATGGTGGGAAATGAGAGAGTATATGCTTGttccatggagagagagagaaagagagagaggggggggtaaAATTCCAGCAAAATCCTAGAGGTGGTAGTCCTGAAACGAGGGGAAGTCAATGCCCGAACCAACCTTTCCTCGCATGGTGGTGGTGGAGAGTGCCTACGGGGTATTGAGTTGCTCCGAGGCCGCCAAACCAACACTACGCTGCAGGGTAAGTCTGAGGTGCGTTCTTGACTTCCCACAATTGATGCTCCAAACTCCACCCTTTCTTCTGCACATCAAAGCATCATCATGCACCAACGAATGTAATACTTCAGAGACAACAAACCATGGATTATGCGGATGGAAAAGGTCACTCACGCATATCTTGTGTATTCTTCAGGCTCAGTGGGCACTTTCGCCTCCAGCTGAAGCCTTGATCCGTTCAACAGTGCATGCGATGAGGCTGTTGACTGTTGCGACTGATCCAAGAGACAGCTTGGCCGTCGGAGCCGAGTCGACAAGGATCTGAAATGCTACAGTCAAGAGGGAGCCGCCTGATCCGACGCCGTCCACCATTTCGCCGCCTTGTCCTCCACATGGCCCGTCCGGGAGGATGGCGAAACCTGACGGCAGGAGCGCGACGTAGTCAGGATCGCCACCGTTAAGCACCACGTTCATGGCGATGACATCCACCGGGGCGTAGATCACGTAGGAGCCCGTTGAGTCTGTGCAGCTCTCTTGCAGTATCAGCATGTTGCTCTGGCTTGAGTTCGTGCTCTGCGATCGCCCGTCATGCAATTTAGAGAACGATCACCCAGTCTGTATGGTGTAGCAACATACGACTACAAATACCAATACACTCACATTGACGCGTAGCAGGGAAACACAGTTTCCATGGTCTCGGCCATTAGCGATGTGAGCCATTTCTTGAACACCACCACCATTTGAGAGGATATCCCACTGTAAATGCATGAACAAAACCAAGAAGTGACGTGTGCTCGCATAGTTCGGATCTCAGAAGCATACGAGGCATACCTCGCTGCGAGAGCTTTCATCACGTAGGAAGTCGAACACCCTCTTCGGTGGGACAGGAAGCCAGAAGGATGTGGCCGCATTAAGAACAATACCAGGAGGCCTTCCAGGATCGTCTACGCTCTTTCTCGTCATAACCCTCACATCCTCTGCACCACTACCGGACAGTGTAGTCCATTGATGTGAAGCTGAGCCACCGACACCGCCACAGAAGCTTATCACCATTCTCTCAGCTAGCTTCAACATGCTTTTCCTGCCTTCTGGAGTAGTGATCACTGTATGTACGTATATTCCGTGGAGAAGAAGAGAACATCGAATTGGCTAAGATTAGAAACTCGCACATAATGACAATATCAACGATCATATGAAATGGGAGCAGCGGAAAGTTTTACCGCCGATGTCTCCAGAGGGTATGTTGCTAGCCATCACACTCGCTAGGCGCTCACATTGCCTATCCAAGGTACTGACCCACCTCTTTGCACCAAATGCCAGACCTGAGTTCACCAAGGGCCTGTAGATATTATGCACAGACCTATCGTCCACTTCGACATGTTCCACCCAAGTAACCTGTGGAACGGGAAAACAACTCCTAAGAACAGTCGATCAACATGTTAGCGTTGGATTTCTAATCTTCCTGATTGTTCTTCACCTTTGAGTAGCCATTGGGCATTTCTTGAATCAGGCAGCCGGATGGCCTTCTTCGGCATCGCAGGACTGGGCTGGGGCGCAAGCTGTCCAAGGAAACATCAACCACCGCCCAAGTTCCATCCGCGTGCTGCTTGCAGTACCTGACGAACAAGCTCTCCCGAGTTGGAACAAGCGGAGATGGAACTTGGAATTCTGCTGACATCTGAGGATTCAAAGATGGGAGGATATTATGCTTCAGCACAGAGTGAGTCCTTCGGAAGTGTATAACGTCGATCAAGAAGAACAGATCATAGCTCTTCATGAGCTCAGTGGAATATGGCAGATGCAGTTTCCCAGGTAAAAGATTTCGTATAAGACTATGTCTCGCCACAAAGAAGATGCAATCTTACACGTATGAACTAAAACCGCTTTAAATTCAAGAGAAATTTGGAAATAGATCGAGAAAATAAGTGAAGGTAGAACATTGGGCAAAAGAAATATACCACTTGCAGAGCTCCATTGTAATTGCCAGCCACTCCAGTCGATAATACTTCGAGTGTTAATGCTCTCGACACAATGCCCGAGAACACATTTGCCCATTGATTCTGTAAACCATCAAAAGAGTTATGAGAACAGAGACATGAAATCCCAGCATCAGAAGAGCAAACCTTTAACCCTTCGTAATCCATCCTACTTAGTTAAACCACGACTTCCCGTACCACGTCCATGAGTATCTCGACAACATGCATCTGGTTCATGATCACCACCGCAGTCTCGCGCGACGCCTCGGACTTCAGCCCCAGAAGTTTCGGCCCAATCCCTCTGGGGAACGTTCTGACGTACTCGTCTTCGTTGAGAGTCTCGGCTGCGCCATCGAGACCCGGAATCCAGAGTGGCTCACTGAGCTGCGCCATCCTGATGAGCTCCTCCATGGCGGCCACGGCGAGCTCGATGACCACGGGCTTCTCGATCTCCGGCAGCCCTGACACGCTCCTCAGTAACTGCCCGGCTCCGAACATCTCACTCCCAATCCCCTGTTGCACCCCCAAACCTCCGACGCCGAGGTCCAATGGTGAACGTGAAGGGATGGCGGGAGAAAGGAGCGGGTACGACGCCACTGGCTTACCCACGTATTTAGCTGCTATCCCTGATATCCTATCGATCTGTCAAAGCATGGGAAGAGCAGTTGCAATTCACATACCTAGCGCAAAGCATCATAAATCTCATAATGGGGGGTGAAGAGCAGTTACTTCTTCTCTCAGCCGAACATTTTCGATCCTGAGGTTGTGTTCGTCGAAGGACATTTCTCCAAGAGCAGCAGGCCCGCCACAGTTTGGGCATGAAGCATTGCTGAGGGCCTCCTTGTACCTTAAGTTGTCGGCACGAAGCTTCTCGTTATCGGCTCGTAGCTGAGAGTTCTCCTGCCGCTCGTGTTGATTCTATGACAACGGGAGGAGAAGTTTAAGAGCAGTGTTAAGCAGCATGTGATAAGAGACTAAGACGATGGCAATAACGTGAGGGAATAGGATAATGGGCCAGGAGAAAACGTGGTCAATGGCCGACATGCAGTTTGAGCTAAGTAAATGTCCTTAATGGTTATTGAAGTCGTAGGAAAACACCTTCATTTGGGTGCGCTTGTTCTGGAACCAAAACTTGACTTGGAGAGGTTCCAGCCCAAGCTGCCGGCTCAGCTCATTTCTCTGCTTGTCATCCGGGTGAGGGCATTCCTTGAAGAAACTGCAAGAAATGTGAGTGCAATATGTCAAGAACAGGACAGAGAAACAACAATTAACATAAAAGAATTGGCATAAGGAAGTGATTGAGAAAGAAAACAATCAAAAGACAAGGTCTTGTTGTTTTAATCTTCTAAGTAACTGTCCTTTGTGTTGGTATCTTGTGCAAGGAGAGTGATGAGAGAATTACGCCTCCATTTCTTGGATTTGATGCTGTGTGTGGCGATGGTAGCGTTTCTTCCTAGGGCGCTGGTTTTGGTCCTGATCATCGCCGGAAGCGCCCTCAATGTTCTCGCTGCATGACTTGCTCTCGAAGTCGTCCTCTCGAGCCCTTGCCATCTCGCTCTCTGCGGTGGTGGCCTGTGCGATCTCCACAAACTGGTTATGATGTTGGTGCTGGAGTGGGATTTGCTGCCCTTCTAACAAGTTTGGCTACAAAAGCAGCCACAAAGGCTCCTTCAGTCCTCGTATTTCGACAAGAAATTGAATTCAATTAATCGAATGTTGTGACCAGTGTGATGAATTTGGAAAAGGTGCAAAGGTGAAATAGAAAGGAGGTTGGGATAAAGGAGTGCCGTCGATCAATCGTTAAGCAAGGTTTGATGTCCGAAGGTGTTTCTGTAGATCAAGTGTGGACAAGTGCATATAAGAAGATTGGTGAGAGGGGATGAACAAACACAAAACTGGTTGATGTATtctgtagagagagagagtctcttTTTCCTATCTCCTGTCGAAGAGACGAAGGATAGAAAGATTTAAAGAACTGGAAGACAAAGATTAAGTGGAAAACGAACAAAAGGACTCAAACTTGTGCAACTGTAATCCTTTCACTACTCACCTTATCTTTACAGACCTCGACAAAGCTCTTACCACAACAAGATGTGCAAGAAGAAAGAGTACTGATCTGCTGACCTGGCTGAGCGACAACACCGACGACGAGCCATAACCGGTGCCGGTGTTCCTCCCGATCATGGATGGTGGTTGCCTTGCTGGTATCATCAGCCCCACAGGCATATTTCACTCATTCAAACCCTAATTCTTCCCCCCCTccacttctctttctctctccctttGTGTATATATGTCTCTCAATCTCGATGAAGATGATAAAAAGGTGTCTTACTAGCAGACTGCGGATTGGACTCAACTTGGGTCTCCAAAGTCACAAGTTTCAGAAAAAAATAGGAGAGAGAGCAGAGAGAAATGGCTTTTTAACATCAAGAAACGTGACAACCAAGGGATAGATGGAATGTGAGTAGCCAATATCACTGAGATCTAGTCATAGGACATGAacgctctctcttctctctctctctctctctctctctctctcctcctcctcctcctttgtttTCTACGTCAGGAAGAGAGCAAACAGAAGAGAGCAGGACTTAGTGCatgcgaggaagaggaagaggtggcTTCAGGGAAGAAAGCACCGGGAGAGAAGCCATTAGATCAGGGACGGGAAGGAGATCTGGACAAGAGGAGGGCAAGGGATAGGGAAGAAGGAGAAAAGGGAACAGGTGGAGAGGAAGTGATGAGGATGAGTTATTGCAGAGCG from Musa acuminata AAA Group cultivar baxijiao chromosome BXJ2-11, Cavendish_Baxijiao_AAA, whole genome shotgun sequence encodes:
- the LOC135627003 gene encoding probable serine/threonine-protein kinase PBL23 yields the protein MGCFCCFNSSDVQEEPTEEEEGRERNALASLVNNLAIESDTQKHISVAEELLRIGNGNNSTRVFTFDELSAATNNFKAECLLGEGGFGRVYKGHLEDTNQDIAVKQLQRNGLQGNREFLVEVLMLSLLHHPNLVNLIGYCADGDQRILVYECMHLGSLEDHLLDLSSNKKPLDWSTRMKIAEGAARGLEYLHDIANPPVIYRDFKASNILLDEEYNPKLSDFGLAKVGPVGDKSHVSTRVMGTYGYCAPEYALTGQLTKMSDVYSFGVVFLEIITGRRAIDTSRPSNEQNLVHWAEPLFKDKKRFVEMADPLLEGNYPLKGLYQALAVAAMCLQEEASNRPLISDVVTALEYLSSPPNEASQSSKESFSRSLSSQDSAEEKDSANDGGGEAQSKLEGEETRNSLRFKEENIERI
- the LOC135627002 gene encoding homeobox-leucine zipper protein ROC2-like — protein: MPVGLMIPARQPPSMIGRNTGTGYGSSSVLSLSQPNLLEGQQIPLQHQHHNQFVEIAQATTAESEMARAREDDFESKSCSENIEGASGDDQDQNQRPRKKRYHRHTQHQIQEMEAFFKECPHPDDKQRNELSRQLGLEPLQVKFWFQNKRTQMKNQHERQENSQLRADNEKLRADNLRYKEALSNASCPNCGGPAALGEMSFDEHNLRIENVRLREEIDRISGIAAKYVGKPVASYPLLSPAIPSRSPLDLGVGGLGVQQGIGSEMFGAGQLLRSVSGLPEIEKPVVIELAVAAMEELIRMAQLSEPLWIPGLDGAAETLNEDEYVRTFPRGIGPKLLGLKSEASRETAVVIMNQMHVVEILMDVNQWANVFSGIVSRALTLEVLSTGVAGNYNGALQVMSAEFQVPSPLVPTRESLFVRYCKQHADGTWAVVDVSLDSLRPSPVLRCRRRPSGCLIQEMPNGYSKVTWVEHVEVDDRSVHNIYRPLVNSGLAFGAKRWVSTLDRQCERLASVMASNIPSGDIGVITTPEGRKSMLKLAERMVISFCGGVGGSASHQWTTLSGSGAEDVRVMTRKSVDDPGRPPGIVLNAATSFWLPVPPKRVFDFLRDESSRSEWDILSNGGGVQEMAHIANGRDHGNCVSLLRVNSTNSSQSNMLILQESCTDSTGSYVIYAPVDVIAMNVVLNGGDPDYVALLPSGFAILPDGPCGGQGGEMVDGVGSGGSLLTVAFQILVDSAPTAKLSLGSVATVNSLIACTVERIKASAGGESAH